The genomic DNA AGTTTTTCTTCCACGTATTTTTTCAGGTTGGAAATAATAACGCCGTGCATGGAGCCCCCTCCCATTCAGGTGTGTATCCACCATAGCAGGGAGCTCTCAACCCACTGAAAACCGCTCAGGCCATGAAACAGGCCGCCGGTTTGGTCAACTGGCGACGTTTCGCAGTCGCTGGATGACCTCGGTCACATTTTCGATCACTCGATCGATATCCGACTCCGAAGTAAAGCGCCCCACCGAGAAACGAATGGAACCATGGGCCAGCTCATCCGCCACACCCATGGCCTTGAGCACATAGGACGGCTCCAGGGACGCAGAGGTACAGGCGGAACCGGAAGACACTGCCGCCTGATTCAGGGCGGTGAGCAACATCTCGCCATCCACCCCGGCGAAAGCCACATTCAGATGCCCGGGCAGGCGCGGCGCACCGTCACCGTTGATACTTACCCCCTCCAGCTGACTGATGCCCTGCCACAGGCGATCGCGCAGCCCGGCAATGCGCGGCCCTTCTTCATCACGCACCCGTGCCGCCAGAGCGAAGGCTTCGCCCATACCGACGATCTGGTGAGTGGGCAGTGTGCCGGAACGCATGCCGCGCTCGTGGCCGCCACCATGGATCTGGGCTGCCACCTTCACATCCGGCGAACGGCGCACGTACAGGGCACCGATCCCCTTGGGGCCGTAAATCTTGTGGGCACACACGGACACCATATCCACCGGCATGGCCTGCACATTCAGATCCAGCTTGCCCACACTCTGGGCCGCATCGGTATGGAACAGCACGCCCTTGTCGCGACACAGGGCGCCGATAGCAGCGATATCGTTGATCACCCCGGTCTCGTTGTTGGCGTGCATCACACTCACCAGCACGGTGTCCTCACGGAGCGCCTCGGCCACGCTCTGCGGGTCGATGCGGCCATCGGCGGCGGGTTTCAGGTAGGTCACCGGGTGGCCCTGCTTTTCCAGCCAGCCACAGGCATCCAGCACCGCCTTATGCTCGGTGGCGCTGGTAATCACGTGGCCGCCGCCACGGGCTTCAATCACACCTTTGATGACCAGGTTGTTGGCCTCGGTGGCACCGCTGGTCCAGACAATCTCCCGTGGGTCCGCCTGCAGCAGATCCGCCACCTGACGGCGGGCGGATTCCACCGCCTCTTCCGCCAACCAGCCATACAGATGGCTGCGTGAGGCCGGGTTGGCAAACGTCCCTTCGGGACCGAGATGACGGACCATCACATCAACCACCGCCGGGTCTACCGGGGTGGTTGCCGCGTAGTCGAGGTAAACGGCTTGGCTCATGGCTACAGGCTTGTGGCGATTGGCGTTGGCTTAGAGAGAAAGGCGTGAATTGTAACCTGAATCGGCGACCTCAGCGCGGAGGCCCGAATTCACGTTTATACGCTACTGACGGACAGGCGCTGATGTTGACGATCCTGGCGCTGGGCCACCTGCTTCACTTCCTGGCGGGCCACCAGCTCGCCCAGAGAAATGCCGCTGAGGAATGCCTGGATCTGATCTGACAGATCACACCACAGGTGATGCGTCAGGCAGGTATCGCCCTCCTGGCAG from Alcanivorax sp. includes the following:
- a CDS encoding IscS subfamily cysteine desulfurase; this translates as MSQAVYLDYAATTPVDPAVVDVMVRHLGPEGTFANPASRSHLYGWLAEEAVESARRQVADLLQADPREIVWTSGATEANNLVIKGVIEARGGGHVITSATEHKAVLDACGWLEKQGHPVTYLKPAADGRIDPQSVAEALREDTVLVSVMHANNETGVINDIAAIGALCRDKGVLFHTDAAQSVGKLDLNVQAMPVDMVSVCAHKIYGPKGIGALYVRRSPDVKVAAQIHGGGHERGMRSGTLPTHQIVGMGEAFALAARVRDEEGPRIAGLRDRLWQGISQLEGVSINGDGAPRLPGHLNVAFAGVDGEMLLTALNQAAVSSGSACTSASLEPSYVLKAMGVADELAHGSIRFSVGRFTSESDIDRVIENVTEVIQRLRNVAS